In a single window of the Pieris rapae chromosome 9, ilPieRapa1.1, whole genome shotgun sequence genome:
- the LOC110996259 gene encoding protein bark beetle isoform X2 produces MECSKDMGVQKRHSQFSDTKYKWRTVLLLWFVCSCAGQEREREEIDPYLLNKTLGLTELPGGILTGGSTIWKVEGSPYMLHDDLLIERGAELVIHPGVEVKFAPMIGITVRGKLRALGETDSKITFTSTEERQSSKAFPDVRLVDGPSILAGRVQLLHRGQWRSVCTNSRNWTVNDMETACRQLGFMGGTFYNWMDRQPGRRARLLFEEPKCKGTEYDLFQCDWQSRQLGSGVCDYHPDLAIQCLPHHDDNELRNYGTHWRGLRFENAVYERILTEENTLYVPTSMSRLSHIVVKNAGLGRDNNATSAIDVIGVPPVMEDIEISNSAFNAINVTSPNAPIVINNCTIQNNRGYGVYVNSTYGMTKIENCLIHDNGGDGVKYVVHEMNIDERFDRAGVFDLCTLASTPSQTFPITMSIEQSRYSNMERDCHQKFYTRSDHVLTLSFIKLLTNKNDTGHIYVYDGLTAEDKLLMEFSIRNYTRPQSVTSSRSRMYVRFHANTRTDIVGFLRLTSGISKTYDLNVTDSIISDNNGRGVVIENLRSQIHIHRTSISNNNHVAGLQVVNGAGDVNITESRISFNQGDGINVTVTGGNRNISRSIISSNQRYGIAVWINNTQETEYIPTNQTTVVEYSEIFKNLDIGILHGNFCGDSWINVTGNWFNSSTETTLDITTCWLYNEPRKLLNLQIGHNRFYQNLRVPIKIQPAINVMGKIEYNYFEHGEYGAILILNRIEGKYLEEFEKLPAQFNIQHNYFFGNQGPFVVNLGLSPYSDLQYILFSRNYLRDNKIKEPFEINDGSPQLTPRSRVAATIVLASSNIDVFRNIIHNPEAQYEIGSHVEDQSKILNCTYNWLGFGEEEKVYNRLFHRKDRFNLAKILYMPYLLHSSNPGATQINYNSLYVPQFNVPGTNIVGGEVEGIEILRQGEYDVMKDINIRPGGKLILQSGVTLKFPPAIGMMVAGKLDARGKRPNDISFTLKEEVVMSNDTVYEIDPEVEPTTPGYIEPVVPIRLLGGKNQFEGRLQVRVDGKWGTVCNYKWNIINAALVCNQLGLALNPEDWFLEPNEIPNAGLTEDIVLSNVECTEFDNDITKCKAETIDSFENSCTHENDVGIRCYETSWAGVRFSVIAERADLQYVTIEKAGLLDYSSNVFKPALQIDFARHGLESVRIVNNYHDGLGILYSDLYGADAVNTIRNSEFSNNKGSGISFKQLGVKVYSSVIENNKVAGIFHNPHLTGAQQRELAGWFNLDPTFNMDESSYRPIIIPEYQTDISLANGETRHIVFNKQFGENIVRTYNIKCNPGYVLGLQLLNPIHNFSSESICIYDSQNINEGSTVWCLDRDLSTFPTTSNSFGVVLKYGSGYNALGGVILVVSTVVAPVQNIRNKIIKGPVPTFTITNSKIRGNTKGIMAFYYNRYLNEIGDHFLRKANETIKIINCDITRNLEEAVYINTPFWDIHESNITEITIMVNKTTITDNGKGIYHFARDLRSSNNLYHYVLQDNTIERNKYGGFDIALPYVWKYNENFTHSVYMNNNTWRNNYNFGLVIDGHFAEVNLTKNIFTDNICYTGLISVRGMEKKMKIDGNLIERNNGRFMVQFHMDSQSEIMGFVYAVFVYNQVKNNKYSQTNRGLLVTNIEPTYVIGFKGIQKVKVSRNVFGNNAVEYSLVAGIKTAKTNNLLDVTENWWGSTDEKEIRKQIFDFDDWNNHAIANYLPYLLEDSFDSSVSVTFTQERIVDVNELGGRLTSDLILDPRMDPYIIKSDITILPDVTLTVNPGVILEFAPSVGILVMGTVNAIGHSHMPIIMRPITRGNTENRLAKREISQYSRRHVKHRQQRQLESLVVQDSIRLCTGRNCSNNVKDIDRKTEGFLEYYNKTTLQWVPMCDSRFTERNAQVVCRELGFDPINVFFAHDRRVEYHSNSLSRIWSWPEPLQCVGIEERYEDCPIRLNGQLYGHRHECKWDSDFIFIHCGNRNLEENLDYWGGIRFTNPEFEYSLYEHRIHDHHTHETMKKVESTLRNIQIIGAGILHNEKSPAIQSIIKNPQIRNVNITQCAHHGINIVSPTDTIDMRFNSLVDILGEGVNAISMTGEGRESEESSFTPLKDLNLPYHLFSFIDICDSSKVITVEERVILYYKYDNNPVNCVKIFKSIYRVKPFGFRLLQFNLFNHTLNYGKRDSITLYDGDIYNITAPQIGYLENGSPDEKKLFKSEGASLSVKLFANGASSVHGFIAEIVTLPISAIGINRDVQHNISNSVFTRNRDGAITYQSVGEVNPLVAVIRNEFNDNCLKLYGNFTTCQATVRVDVQNTQTLVFRNNLVRNNVGGLLARADSRGSATSLRGWIHNNLFYANHDLPCLQLEGRQSSPYQEVTIYRNYFTRNRARYKDVIVLRQVVSNFTHNYVHDNTGMRILEISGFDKVRLPIYQTTSHNGFYKNYALDRECRATVVAGTAGQHYVDNIFFNPDNDYEMVTVNRSIALDLWRTRIDAKHNYWSYNESLAVAGRIRDQSDNPLLLEVDYRPYYMNNLTVLGGGKCPPGWDSVAGTCYMYVGAPMTYEEARLFCLSDNASMPYVSGNYAALYDFIQRQNQWFQYGDRVWVNHIDYVTQCTSFAFSNIEITDCNQKNAFICEIDPKIKIDPLSWQGDTLAVAFIGVLVAAVILVILALICWYSKSKHRHLQRLERRNSIRQSLHSVRSIGSINGGFPDNTYRRKMTQMSTRSTDTLTKASDYKKMLASTTSMESMEKSQFNSSLEDTQSFDIYEAHNPNNIIQLKHSSFNKKPASPEYSVPQNVNRPFNLAFRNEGRQHTRKPLDVEDIHGRGYRDNSGATSGAPSMNTVATEELPIIHHPGGLTDDVIPSDTSPYFTSDTLPLRESNDDPIAMKRELEREGKIYGYGAPSYDPQQKLSFLMELRSRMPEEAPAPLSTTTFSQRRAPEVPTYEEDLPSPPPIYSNYEQQSYDSTPTSHDFDDYSSELHERSRSEAILETNFDFDSPENSTMTEASRSHSQPLETAM; encoded by the exons GGAGAAACAGAcagtaaaataacatttaccaGCACAGAGGAACGTCAATCTTCTAAAGCATTTCCAGACGTGCGTCTAGTTGATGGGCCTTCGATTTTGGCTGGAAGAGTGCAATTACTGCATAGAGGGCAATGGAGATCTGTGTGTACAAATTCAAGGAA TTGGACCGTTAACGACATGGAAACGGCTTGCAGGCAATTAGGCTTCATGGGTGGAACATTTTACAATTGGATGGATCGTCAACCCGGTCGGCGTGCACGACTTTTGTTTGAAGAGCCCAAGTGTAAGGGTACAGAATACGACCTCTTTCAATGCGATTGGCAGTCACGACAACTCGGCTCTGGAGTCTGTGATTATCATCCCGATCTAGCTATTCAATGTCTACCTCATCATGATGACAACGAACTTAGAAACTACGGTACACATTGGCGCGGATTACGTTTCGAAAATGCAGTGTACGAGAGGATCCTGACAGAGGAAAATACTCTCTATGTCCCCACTTCAATGTCAAGATTATCTCACATAGTTGTAAAGAATGCAGGATTGGGTAGAGATAACAACGCGACGAGTGCGATTGACGTTATTGGCGTGCCTCCAGTAATGGAAGATATTGAAATATCCAATTCAGCTTTCAATGCCATCAACGTGACATCACCTAACGCACCGATAGTCATAAACAACTGTACGATACAAAACAATAGAGGCTACGGCGTTTATGTAAATTCAACGTACGGCATGACCAAGATAGAAAATTGCCTGATTCACGACAACGGTGGCGACGGAGTCAAATACGTGGTGCACGAAATGAATATTGACGAGCGATTTGATCGTGCAGGAGTCTTTGACCTTTGTACTCTCGCATCTACACCTAGTCAAACCTTTCCCATAACGATGTCTATAGAACAGTCAAGATATTCAAACATGGAACGAGATTGTCATCAGAAATTTTATACGAGATCTGATCACGTTCTAACACTGAGCTTTATAAagcttttaacaaataaaaatgacacTGGGCATATCTATGTATATGATGGTTTAACTGCTGAAGACAAGTTACTTATGGAATTCAGTATTCGTAATTATACACGACCCCAAAGTGTAACATCCAGCAGAAGCAGAATGTATGTGAGATTTCATGCAAATACTAGGACTGATATAGTTGGGTTTCTTCGATTGACGTCAGGGATAAGCAAAACATATGATTTAAATGTGACCGATTCTATTATTTCGGATAATAATGGTCGAGGTGTCGTAATTGAAAATTTACGATCGCAAATTCATATTCATAGAActtcaatttcaaataataaccACGTTGCCGGACTGCAGGTTGTAAATGGGGCAGGCGATGTCAACATTACGGAAAGTAGAATATCCTTTAATCAAGGTGATGGAATTAATGTCACGGTTACTGGAGGAAACCGCAATATATCTAGAAGTATTATTAGCTCCAACCAGAGATATGGCATAGCAGTGTGGATAAATAATACACAGGAAACTGAATATATTCCAACAAATCAAACCACTGTTGTTGAatattctgaaatatttaaaaatttagatattGGCATATTGCATGGAAATTTTTGTGGTGACAGTTGGATTAATGTAACTGGAAACTGGTTTAATTCAAGTACAGAAACCACATTAGATATAACTACATGTTGGCTCTATAATGAACCGCGTAAATTGCTAAATCTGCAAATTGGGCACAATAGATTCTATCAAAACCTTCGTGTTCCTATTAAAATTCAACCTGCCATAAATGTAATGGGTAAAATAGAATACAATTACTTTGAGCATGGAGAATATGgtgcaattttaattttaaacagaaTAGAAGGAAAGTACTTAGAGGAATTTGAGAAGCTCCCAGCCCAATTTAATATTCAGCACAACTATTTTTTCGGTAATCAAGGACCGTTTGTCGTTAATCTTGGATTGTCTCCCTACAGTGAtcttcaatatatattattttcaagaaattatttaagagataataaaataaaggaacCATTTGAAATTAACGATGGGTCACCACAATTAACACCTAGGAGTCGGGTGGCTGCTACAATAGTATTGGCATCAAGTAATATTGatgtttttagaaatataattcataaccCCGAAGCTCAATACGAAATAGGTTCTCACGTGGAAGACCAAAGCAAAATACTTAATTGTACATATAATTGGTTAGGTTTTGGTGAAGAAGAAAAGGTTTATAATAGGTTATTTCACAGAAAAGACAGATTTAATTTAgcaaaaattttgtatatgccttatttattacacaGCAGTAACCCTGGTGCtactcaaattaattataactcatTGTATGTTCCACAGTTTAATGTGCCTGGTACCAACATTGTTGGTGGAGAAGTTGAGGGTATAGAAATATTACGGCAAGGAGAATATGATGTGAtgaaagatataaatattcgACCAGGTGGTAAACTAATTTTACAATCTGgtgttacattaaaatttccaCCGGCTATTGGAATGATGGTCGCTGGAAAACTAGACGCCAGAGGTAAAAGACCTAATGATATTTCATTTACTCTTAAAGAAGAGGTCGTAATGAGTAATGATACTGTATATGAAATAGATCCAGAAGTAGAACCAACAACTCCTGGATATATAGAACCAGTTGTTCCAATAAGATTACTAGGCGGTAAGAATCAATTTGAAGGTCGGCTGCAAGTACGTGTTGATGGCAAGTGGGGAACTGTTTGTAATTACAaatggaatattataaatgctgCCTTGGTATGCAATCAACTTGGATTAGCTCTTAATCCTGAAGATTGGTTTCTAGAGCCTAATGAAATACCAAATGCTGGTCTGACTGAAGACATCGTTTTATCTAATGTAGAATGTACAGAGTTCGATAATGatataacaaaatgtaaaGCCGAGACGATTGATAGTTTTGAAAATTCATGTACACATGAAAACGACGTAGGCATACGCTGCTATGAAACAAGTTGGGCCGGAGTTCGTTTTAGTGTAATTGCGGAACGCGCTGATCTGCAATATGTTACTATTGAAAAAGCAGGTTTGCTTGATTATTCTTCAAACGTTTTTAAGCCAGCTCTTCAAATAGATTTTGCTCGACATGGTTTAGAAAGCGTTCGAATTGTCAACAACTATCATGATGGGttaggtattttatattcagatCTGTATGGTGCAGATGCCGTAAACACTATTAGAAATTCTgagtttagtaataataaaggGAGCGGTATAAGCTTTAAACAATTAGGAGTGAAAGTATACAGTTcagttattgaaaataataaagtagcAGGAATATTTCATAATCCACATTTGACCGGAGCCCAACAAAGAGAATTAGCAGGTTGGTTTAATTTGGATCCTACTTTTAATATGGATGAATCAAGCTATCGACCTATTATAATTCCTGAGTATCAAACTGATATTTCTCTTGCTAATGGTGAAACCAGGcatattgttttcaataaacaatttgGAGAAAATATTGTAAGGACTTATAACATCAAATGCAATCCTGGTTATGTTCTTGGATTGCAACTACTAAATCCTATTCACAATTTTTCAAGTGaaagtatttgtatatatgacTCGCAAAATATTAACGAAGGAAGTACTGTATGGTGTCTTGATCGGGATCTTTCAACTTTCCCAACAACAAGTAATAGTTTCGgagtagtattaaaatatggtAGTGGGTATAATGCATTGGGTGGAGTCATCTTAGTGGTGAGTACTGTTGTAGCTCCAGTACAAAACATCCGGAACAAGATAATAAAAGGACCCGTTCCGACATTCACGATCACAAATTCAAAGATAAGAGGAAACACAAAAGGAATCATGGCTTTTTACTATAacagatatttaaatgaaattggcGACCATTTTCTTAGAAAAGCCAATGAAActatcaaaattataaattgtgatATCACACGTAATTTAGAAGAAGCGGTGTACATTAATACACCATTTTGGGATATTCATGAAAGTAATATAactgaaataacaataatggttaataaaactactatcACTGATAATGGCAAAGGCATATATCACTTTGCACGAGACTTGAGAAgttcgaataatttatatcattatgtACTTCAAGATAACACTattgaaagaaataaatatggcGGGTTCGATATTGCTCTTCCATATGTTTggaaatataatgaaaatttcaCACATTCGGTCTACATGAACAACAATACTTGGAGAAATAATTACAACTTTGGTTTAGTCATTGATGGACATTTTGCAGAAGTTAATTtgaccaaaaatatttttacagacaACATTTGTTATACTGGCTTGATATCTGTTCGTGGTatggaaaagaaaatgaagatCGAtggtaatttaattgaaagaaATAATGGGAGATTCATGGTCCAGTTTCACATGGACAGTCAAAGTGAAATAATGGGATTTGTTTATGcggtttttgtttataatcaagtcaaaaacaataaatactctCAAACCAATCGAGGGTTGCTTGTAACGAATATTGAACCAACATATGTCATAGGGTTTAAAGGTATACAAAAAGTTAAAGTCTCTAGAAATGTATTCGGAAATAACGCCGTCGAATATTCCTTAGTGGCTGGTATAAAAACAGCAAAAACTAACAATCTTTTGGATGTAACAGAAAATTGGTGGGGTTCTACagatgaaaaagaaataaggaaacaaatatttgattttgatgacTGGAATAATCACGCTATTGCAAACTACTTACCGTATTTATTAGAAGATAGCTTTGACTCTAGTGTATCTGTAACATTTACACAAGAGAGAATTGTTGATGTAAATGAACTTGGAGGTCGCCTAACATCTGATCTCATTTTGGATCCACGAATGGAcccttacataattaaatcagACATAACAATTTTGCCAGACGTTACACTCACTGTAAATCCTGGAGTAATACTAGAATTTGCACCTAGTGTTGGCATCCTAGTAATGGGAACTGTAAATGCTATTGGCCATAGTCATATGCCAATCATAATGAGGCCAATCACTCGTGGCAACACCGAAAATCGTTTAGCGAAAAGGGAAATTAGTCAATACTCTAGGAGACATGTAAAACATAGACAACAGAGGCAGTTAGAATCACTAGTTGTTCAAGATTCGATACGTCTCTGCACTGGAAGGAATTGCTCTAATAATGTTAAGGATATAGACAGAAAGACTGAAGGATTTTTAGAATACTACAATAAAACTACGTTACAGTGGGTCCCGATGTGCGATAGTCGTTTTACTGAAAGAAACGCACAAGTTGTTTGTCGAGAGTTAGGTTTTGATccaataaacgtatttttcgCTCACGATCGCCGAGTTGAATACCACAGTAACTCATTATCTAGAATTTGGTCGTGGCCAGAACCCTTACAATGTGTAGGTATCGAAGAGCGTTATGAAGATTGCCCTATTCGATTAAACGGACAACTTTACGGACACCGGCATGAATGCAAATGGGACTctgattttatattcatacacTGTGGTAATCGGAACTTGGAAGAAAACCTTGATTATTGGGGAGGAATAAGATTTACCAATCCAGAGTTTGAATATTCACTTTACGAACATAGAATTCATGATCATCACACACATGAAACGATGAAAAAAGTTGAAAGTACTCTTcgtaatattcaaataattggGGCGGGTATTTTGCATAACGAAAAATCACCAGCCATTCAGAGTATCATAAAGAATCCGCAAATACGAAACGTAAATATAACACAGTGTGCGCACCACGGTATCAATATAGTTTCTCCCACTGACACGATTGATATGCGATTTAACTCTCTGGTCGACATTCTTGGAGAAGGGGTTAACGCTATATCAATGACTGGCGAAGGCAGAGAATCTGAAGAATCTAGCTTTACACCCCTGAAAGACCTGAATTTACCAtatcatttgttttcatttattgatatatgcGACAGTTCCAAAGTGATTACAGTTGAAGAGAGGGTAATTCTATATTACAAGTACGATAATAATCCTGTGAACTGTGTGAAGATATTCAAGAGTATATATCGTGTGAAGCCTTTTGGATTCAGACTACTTCAGTTTAACCTATTCAACCATACGCTGAATTATGGAAAACGAGATTCTATTACGCTTTATGATGGAGACATTTACAATATCACAGCACCGCAGATTGGATACCTAGAGAATGGGTCGCCCGATGAAAAGAAACTGTTTAAAAGTGAAGGCGCGAGTTTAAGTGTTAAGCTCTTTGCGAATGGTGCATCGTCTGTTCATGGTTTCATTGCGGAAATTGTGACATTACCAATATCAGCAATAGGGATAA ATCGAGACGTTCAGCATAATATATCTAACAGCGTCTTCACAAGAAACCGTGATGGTGCAATCACTTATCAATCGGTGGGTGAAGTGAATCCTCTTGTGGCGGTAATACGGAACGAATTCAATGATAACTGTCTGAAATTATACGGAAACTTCACAACTTGTCAAGCTACTGTGAGGGTTGATGTGCAAAACACGCAGACACTCGTTTTTaga AACAATTTAGTGCGCAACAATGTTGGTGGTTTGTTGGCGAGAGCTGATTCTCGAGGTTCGGCCACATCGCTAAGGGGATGGATACACAATAACTTATTCTATGCGAACCATGATCTTCCCTGTCTTCAACTTGaag gtCGTCAATCATCACCGTACCAGGAAGTAACAATCTACAGGAACTACTTCACACGTAACCGAGCTAGATACAAAGATGTCATCGTGTTACGACAAGTTGTGTCTAACTTCACTCACAACTATGTCCATGATAACACAGGAATGAGGATATTGGAAATATCAGGCTTTGACAAAGTGCGCCTGCCCATATATCAGACTACATCGCATAATGGTTTCTATAA AAACTACGCATTGGACCGCGAATGCCGCGCCACTGTGGTAGCAGGTACGGCAGGCCAACATTACGTCgacaatattttcttcaacCCTGATAACGACTATGAAATGGTCACAGTCAATCGATCCAT CGCCCTAGATCTTTGGCGTACTAGAATAGACGCGAAACATAACTACTGGAGTTACAATGAGAGTTTAGCGGTTGCCGGTCGAATTCGAGATCAGTCTGATAATCCATTACTATTAGAAGTCGATTATAGACCATACTATATGAACAATTTGACAGTACTCGGAGGGGGAAAATGCCCCCCAGGGTGGGATTCTGTGGCCGGAACTTGCTATATGTATGTGGGTGCTCCTATGACGTATGAAGAGGCAAGACTGTTCTGTTTG TCCGATAACGCATCAATGCCGTACGTATCAGGCAATTATGCAGCGTTATACGATTTCATTCAACGTCAGAATCAGTGGTTCCAATATGGCGATCGTGTGTGGGTGAATCACATCGACTACGTGACTCAGTGTACATCGTTTGCCTTCTCCAATATCGAAATTACTGACTGTAATCAGAAGAATGCGTTCATTTGTGAAATTG atccaaagataaaaatagacCCGCTGTCATGGCAAGGTGATACTTTGGCTGTAGCCTTTATCGGAGTGCTGGTAGCTGCAGTGATTTTAGTCATACTTGCATTGATCTGTTGGTACTCAAAATCAAAGcacag ACATCTTCAACGATTGGAAAGACGCAACTCTATAAGGCAGTCTCTTCACTCAGTCCGTTCTATTGGAAGTATAAACGGAGGCTTTCCCGACAACACATACAGGCGGAAAATGACACAAATG agtACCCGATCAACAGATACCCTAACAAAAGCCTCTGACTATAAGAAAATGCTTGCTTCCACAACATCTATGGAATCTATGGAGAAAAGTCAATTTAATTCCTCATTGGAGGACACTCAGAGTTTCGATATATACGAAGCACATAATCCAAATAATATcattcaattaaaacatagTTCGTTTAATAAGAAGCCAGCGTCGCCCGAATACAGTGTACCGCAGAATGTGAATAGACCATTTAACCTGGCTTTTAGAAATGAGG gccggcaacacactcgtaAGCCTCTTGATGTTGAAGATATCCATGGCCGCG GTTACAGAGACAACTCAGGTGCAACAAGTGGAGCGCCATCTATGAACACTGTAGCGACTGAAGAGTTACCAATAATTCATCATCCGGGCGGCTTAACCGATGATGTTATACCATCTGATACCTCCCCTTACTTTACGTCAGATACTCTGCCTTTAAGAGAGAGTAACGACGACCCTATAGCAATGAAACGAGAGTTGGAGAGAGAGGGAAAGATATATGG ATATGGAGCGCCATCTTACGATCCACAGCAGAAGCTTTCCTTCTTGATGGAATTAAGGTCTCGTATGCCTGAAGAAGCCCCAGCTCCTCTCTCCACTACAACATTTAGTCAAAGACGTGCTCCAG AGGTACCTACCTACGAAGAAGATCTTCCTAGCCCTCCACCCATTTACTCGAACTACGAACAACAAAGTTACGATTCGACACCAACTTCGCACGATTTCGACGATTACTCATCCGAGTTACACGAACGATCACGATCCGAAGCGATTCTCGAGACTAACTTCGATTTTGACAGCCCCGAAAATTCTACTATGACCGAAGCCAGTAGATCGCATAGTCAGCCCTTAGAGActgctatgtaa